One segment of Rhodopirellula baltica SH 1 DNA contains the following:
- a CDS encoding recombinase family protein, giving the protein MNGIVRVALYARVSSQQQADANTITSQIQAIEQRVAADGLRIDPDCRFCDEGYSGSELLRPALETLRDRVAASLIDRIYVHSPDRLARKYAHQALLLEEFEKHDCKIIFGDHQGIADNPETNLLIQMQGVIAEYEREKILERTRRGRRHAAASGNLSVFGGAPYGYRYIKKTSAGGKADWQVDPVRSKHVAWMFKLVGQQGYSLAGVCRELQKQGIKTAKGNVKWNTTTVHDILTNTAYHGQARYGKQRMVPRKPGKRAKRGDPPIPRQAKVTQNTPLEEQVVISVPPIVSLSLFEQVEKTMQENRRRQRERQSGVKHLLSGLTVCGQCGSAYCGHRQRGKREYFSYRCIGGDRYRRGDQTICDNRATNGDRLEEYIWSEVCKLLHDPGRLRVELNRRQQESSSGEANYQALSRRVDQVRGRLDRLIDAYESGLLEKQEFEDRIVPLRSEHDREVLALSSLRGELNQQDDAATAEVVLSQLSAEVGAGLSTASIELKRDIIKLLIRRVEIHREEIRLVYKVPQNPFDRRPASQGFLQHCLACAEIPTGMKTCANAWPRQAKKNAGPLEGGPAFGLVSLPD; this is encoded by the coding sequence ATGAATGGAATTGTTCGCGTCGCCCTCTACGCCCGCGTCAGTTCGCAACAGCAAGCCGACGCCAACACCATCACCTCGCAAATCCAAGCCATCGAACAACGCGTCGCTGCCGATGGTTTGCGAATCGATCCGGACTGCCGATTCTGTGACGAAGGGTACTCAGGTTCAGAGTTGTTGCGACCGGCGTTAGAAACACTTCGTGATCGTGTTGCGGCTTCTTTGATCGACCGAATCTATGTCCACTCGCCTGATCGCTTAGCTCGCAAGTACGCCCATCAAGCCTTGCTGCTCGAAGAGTTCGAGAAGCATGACTGCAAGATCATTTTCGGTGATCATCAGGGAATCGCCGATAACCCCGAGACAAACCTGCTCATTCAAATGCAAGGTGTCATCGCGGAGTACGAACGAGAGAAGATTCTTGAACGAACGCGGCGTGGTCGACGGCACGCCGCCGCAAGTGGCAACCTCAGCGTCTTCGGCGGCGCGCCTTACGGCTATCGCTACATCAAAAAAACATCCGCCGGTGGCAAAGCCGATTGGCAAGTCGATCCGGTTCGAAGCAAGCATGTCGCATGGATGTTTAAGCTTGTTGGCCAGCAAGGCTATTCACTGGCGGGAGTTTGCCGGGAACTCCAAAAGCAAGGTATCAAGACAGCCAAGGGCAACGTAAAGTGGAACACCACGACAGTGCACGACATCCTGACCAACACTGCTTATCATGGCCAGGCTCGTTACGGAAAACAGCGAATGGTCCCGCGAAAACCGGGAAAAAGAGCGAAACGAGGTGATCCGCCGATTCCGCGGCAAGCCAAGGTCACTCAAAACACACCGCTGGAAGAACAGGTTGTGATCTCGGTCCCGCCGATCGTCAGCCTTTCATTGTTTGAGCAAGTTGAGAAAACGATGCAAGAGAATCGTCGTCGACAACGTGAACGTCAAAGTGGTGTCAAGCACCTGCTCAGCGGACTAACGGTATGCGGACAATGTGGCTCGGCTTATTGCGGCCATCGTCAGCGTGGCAAGCGTGAATACTTTTCGTATCGATGCATTGGTGGGGATCGCTATCGTCGAGGCGATCAAACGATCTGTGACAACCGAGCAACCAACGGTGATCGCTTAGAAGAATACATCTGGTCGGAAGTTTGCAAATTGCTTCACGACCCAGGCCGGTTGCGCGTCGAACTGAATCGCCGACAACAAGAGTCTTCCAGCGGCGAAGCGAACTACCAAGCCTTGAGTCGGCGCGTCGACCAAGTACGAGGTCGGCTAGATCGCCTGATTGATGCCTACGAAAGCGGCTTGCTTGAAAAGCAAGAATTCGAGGACCGCATCGTTCCGTTACGGAGCGAACATGATCGTGAAGTGCTCGCACTTTCGAGTCTTCGTGGGGAGCTCAACCAACAGGACGATGCGGCGACGGCCGAAGTCGTCTTGAGTCAACTCAGTGCTGAGGTAGGAGCGGGACTGAGCACTGCCTCTATCGAGCTAAAGCGGGACATCATCAAGTTGCTCATTCGCCGCGTTGAAATCCATCGCGAGGAAATCCGACTAGTGTACAAGGTGCCCCAAAACCCTTTTGACCGACGCCCTGCAAGTCAGGGCTTTTTACAACATTGTCTGGCGTGTGCTGAAATCCCTACCGGGATGAAAACTTGCGCAAACGCATGGCCGCGACAAGCCAAAAAAAATGCCGGGCCGCTTGAGGGCGGTCCGGCATTTGGGTTGGTTTCGTTGCCCGACTGA
- a CDS encoding Gfo/Idh/MocA family oxidoreductase gives MSARQKLNRRHFLQTTGAATAAGYFAGTSSLGNAQESPNERPVFATIGLRNQGWTITNKSFKYADFAAMADVDANVLGENIAKAKEQQGTAPEGYADYRKLLERKDIDAVMIAAPDHWHTKISVEAMLAGKDVYCEKPLTLTIDEGKLIEKVVKQTGRVFQVGTMQRTENNQRFLQAIAMIRDGRIGEIRKVTCGIGGATNSPVIPAIDVPEGLDWDFWLGPAPKVPYRALPEMRKGYGGGVPLYTNCHYAWRNWYEYSGGQMNDWGAHHVDIATWALGADQSGPSKITPVSFSLPVDYKDGHPTVSDQYNSPTKFEIHANMPGDIPLVITSEGDNGIMFEGTKGRFFVNRGKIVGKPVEDLESNPLPEDAIENVYGGPVAANHTDNFVQAMRSRKQPISDVWTHNRMLETCHLANIAIRLGRELNWDPTKREIVGDDEANSFLSRESRKGYEIDM, from the coding sequence ATGTCAGCCCGTCAAAAACTCAATCGGCGTCACTTCCTACAAACCACCGGCGCTGCCACCGCAGCCGGCTACTTTGCAGGAACCAGCAGCCTCGGAAACGCACAAGAGTCGCCCAACGAACGTCCAGTGTTCGCGACGATCGGTCTTCGCAACCAAGGCTGGACGATCACGAACAAATCATTCAAGTACGCTGACTTCGCCGCGATGGCAGACGTCGATGCAAACGTCTTGGGTGAAAACATTGCCAAGGCCAAAGAACAGCAAGGCACGGCACCAGAAGGCTACGCCGACTATCGCAAGCTGCTCGAGCGAAAAGATATCGACGCGGTCATGATCGCAGCCCCCGATCACTGGCACACAAAGATCTCCGTCGAAGCCATGTTGGCCGGCAAAGACGTCTACTGTGAAAAACCACTGACACTGACGATCGACGAAGGCAAGCTGATCGAAAAGGTCGTCAAGCAGACCGGACGCGTCTTCCAAGTCGGAACGATGCAGCGGACCGAGAACAATCAACGCTTCCTTCAAGCGATCGCGATGATTCGCGATGGACGAATTGGTGAGATCCGCAAAGTCACCTGTGGCATTGGTGGTGCGACCAATTCACCAGTGATTCCCGCCATCGATGTGCCCGAGGGCCTGGACTGGGATTTCTGGCTTGGCCCAGCACCCAAAGTCCCCTACCGCGCTCTCCCAGAAATGCGAAAAGGATACGGCGGCGGCGTGCCGCTTTACACCAATTGCCACTACGCTTGGCGAAACTGGTACGAGTACTCCGGTGGCCAGATGAACGACTGGGGTGCTCACCACGTCGACATCGCCACTTGGGCGTTGGGTGCCGATCAATCGGGGCCGAGCAAGATCACTCCGGTCAGTTTCTCACTGCCAGTCGATTACAAAGACGGCCATCCAACCGTCAGCGATCAATACAACTCGCCAACCAAATTTGAGATCCACGCCAACATGCCTGGCGATATCCCATTGGTCATCACCAGCGAAGGTGACAACGGGATCATGTTCGAAGGCACCAAGGGCCGCTTCTTCGTCAACCGCGGCAAGATCGTTGGCAAACCAGTCGAAGACTTGGAATCCAACCCGCTGCCCGAAGACGCCATTGAAAACGTCTACGGCGGCCCCGTCGCGGCCAACCACACGGACAACTTCGTCCAAGCCATGCGTTCACGCAAACAACCGATCTCAGACGTTTGGACTCACAACCGAATGCTCGAGACATGTCACTTGGCCAACATTGCCATTCGCCTCGGTCGCGAATTGAATTGGGACCCAACCAAGCGTGAAATTGTCGGCGACGACGAAGCCAATTCGTTCCTCTCGCGTGAAAGCCGCAAGGGATACGAAATCGATATGTAA
- a CDS encoding DUF1559 domain-containing protein, producing the protein MKISRHHSTRRGFTLVELLVVIAIIGVLVGLLLPAVQSAREAARRMQCSNNLKQITLAMHNYESAHRKIPANYTNGTSTAGNFSVFAQMAPFYEQGNMLDMIHFDQPLHVGCCPGQLVTPHDTAAKTAMPMLTCPSEDHDRTYFVTTLSGSGPTQAYSATNYGMNFGTGVGTLYDSRTTTDGILWINSKVGFEAITDGLSNTAAFAEHLLGMSEQDPAEPTEPHLRKRVMMNVTCAFISRTMPPSTPGFAGFFLPEDPNEMEAYVRGSGLHRGWSGHRGAGWINGREYWTGYSHYHPPQSLIPDMGSCGWGVFGTRSNHSGGVHVARCDGSVGFVTESIDLETWRAHGTRNGHEVMEAF; encoded by the coding sequence ATGAAAATCTCTCGACACCATTCAACGCGACGCGGCTTCACCTTGGTGGAACTGCTGGTTGTGATCGCCATCATCGGCGTCCTGGTTGGACTGCTGCTTCCCGCGGTCCAGTCCGCACGCGAGGCCGCTCGTCGCATGCAGTGCAGCAACAACCTGAAACAGATCACGCTGGCGATGCACAACTACGAAAGTGCACACCGAAAGATCCCGGCGAACTACACCAACGGGACCAGCACCGCGGGCAATTTTTCGGTCTTCGCCCAAATGGCTCCGTTTTACGAGCAAGGGAACATGCTCGACATGATTCACTTTGACCAACCACTCCATGTCGGCTGCTGCCCAGGCCAGCTCGTGACTCCCCATGACACCGCTGCAAAAACAGCGATGCCGATGCTGACATGTCCCAGCGAAGATCATGATCGGACCTACTTTGTCACCACCCTTTCAGGAAGCGGCCCAACTCAGGCTTACTCCGCCACCAACTACGGCATGAACTTTGGCACCGGAGTTGGCACGTTGTACGACTCACGCACGACGACCGATGGCATCCTTTGGATCAACTCCAAGGTCGGCTTCGAAGCGATCACCGACGGACTGAGCAACACCGCAGCTTTCGCCGAACACTTGCTTGGCATGTCCGAACAAGATCCCGCCGAGCCAACCGAACCGCATCTGCGAAAGCGAGTGATGATGAACGTGACCTGTGCTTTCATCAGTCGCACGATGCCACCGTCCACGCCAGGGTTCGCCGGCTTCTTTCTGCCTGAAGATCCGAACGAGATGGAAGCCTACGTTCGCGGCAGCGGACTGCATCGCGGCTGGTCCGGTCATCGCGGTGCCGGATGGATCAACGGTCGAGAATACTGGACCGGCTACTCGCACTACCACCCACCGCAAAGCTTGATCCCCGACATGGGAAGTTGTGGCTGGGGAGTCTTCGGCACACGCAGCAATCATTCCGGCGGGGTTCACGTCGCTCGCTGTGACGGAAGCGTTGGCTTCGTCACCGAAAGCATCGACCTGGAAACATGGCGTGCCCACGGCACTCGCAACGGCCACGAAGTCATGGAGGCGTTCTGA
- a CDS encoding flavodoxin family protein, with protein sequence MPKVLILYHSNTQNTHRMAELVAEGAGQLEGADVRLRNIDDADHTDLDWCDGIALGSPTNYGTLSWQMKRWWDEQPIENWGKRDGKIGCVFTSAGAWGGGQEWTCMALLSILINYGFLVFGLTDYTGIKFSAHYGAISAGGPDEERVQEACRRLGRRLSEWTANMIDGQKEAHPLNQTYERFKDLGK encoded by the coding sequence ATGCCCAAAGTCCTGATTCTTTACCATTCGAACACTCAAAATACGCACCGGATGGCGGAACTGGTTGCGGAAGGCGCGGGGCAGCTTGAGGGAGCCGATGTCCGGTTGAGAAACATCGACGACGCTGACCACACGGACCTGGATTGGTGCGACGGCATCGCGCTCGGTTCGCCCACCAACTACGGCACCCTCAGTTGGCAAATGAAGCGTTGGTGGGACGAGCAGCCGATCGAAAACTGGGGCAAACGCGACGGTAAAATCGGCTGCGTTTTCACATCGGCCGGCGCCTGGGGCGGCGGCCAAGAATGGACTTGCATGGCCCTACTGTCCATCCTGATCAACTACGGGTTCTTGGTGTTCGGATTGACCGATTACACCGGAATCAAGTTTTCAGCCCACTATGGCGCGATCTCTGCCGGCGGTCCCGACGAAGAACGAGTCCAAGAGGCATGTCGCCGCCTGGGCCGACGATTGTCCGAATGGACCGCCAACATGATTGACGGTCAAAAAGAAGCCCACCCACTGAACCAGACCTACGAACGCTTCAAAGATTTGGGCAAATAG
- a CDS encoding DUF4198 domain-containing protein, with protein sequence MHNSIAHRFANNPPHGLGPWKQQITLTLNFHHVLNQIMNINYRYLTVALALLLPALASAHDTWIQTNSPIVRTSEVVHVDLRLGNHGNQHRDFKLAGLLTLDWTTLDHVEPDGTRADLKPQLYTSASAEKQGYWTTPVTLSQSGVHQFVQKLDRVMNHGKSIRSIRTAKSYVLASDSLDAPKIDGHAHETPAGLPFEIVLNTCPFGEVCAGHPITVTVLHHGKPIQDAVVSFIPEGETLQGEMDPNYEFVTDASGSATFIPKKATRYLIAAHHTAMDEKTEEFEFTSYATTIVLPVPNRPATPLNR encoded by the coding sequence GTGCACAACTCTATCGCCCACCGCTTCGCAAACAATCCGCCCCACGGGCTTGGCCCTTGGAAGCAACAAATCACTCTCACTCTCAACTTTCACCACGTTCTCAACCAAATCATGAACATCAATTATCGATACCTGACTGTCGCTCTGGCTCTCCTTCTTCCTGCGTTGGCATCCGCCCACGACACGTGGATCCAAACCAACTCACCGATCGTTCGAACCAGTGAGGTCGTGCACGTCGACCTACGACTTGGGAACCACGGCAACCAACACCGCGACTTCAAATTGGCAGGTTTGTTGACGCTGGACTGGACGACGTTGGATCACGTCGAACCAGATGGAACGCGCGCCGATCTGAAGCCCCAACTCTACACGTCTGCGTCCGCTGAAAAGCAAGGTTACTGGACGACGCCCGTGACGCTGTCTCAATCCGGTGTCCATCAGTTCGTTCAAAAACTCGATCGGGTCATGAACCATGGCAAATCCATCCGAAGCATTCGAACCGCGAAAAGCTATGTGCTGGCCAGCGACTCGTTGGACGCTCCCAAGATCGACGGCCACGCTCACGAAACGCCTGCGGGCTTGCCATTCGAGATTGTTCTCAACACTTGCCCGTTCGGCGAGGTTTGTGCGGGTCATCCAATCACAGTCACGGTGCTGCATCACGGCAAACCGATCCAAGACGCCGTCGTCAGCTTCATCCCCGAGGGCGAAACGCTTCAGGGAGAGATGGATCCCAACTACGAATTTGTGACCGATGCGTCCGGAAGCGCCACGTTCATTCCCAAGAAGGCGACACGCTACTTGATCGCCGCCCACCACACCGCGATGGATGAGAAGACCGAGGAGTTCGAATTCACGAGTTATGCGACGACCATCGTGCTGCCTGTCCCCAACCGTCCGGCAACCCCACTGAATCGCTGA